One Allostreptomyces psammosilenae DNA segment encodes these proteins:
- a CDS encoding thiamine-binding protein: MRLRLEFTTEPFDLEGLPPHARATREVLAAAPLDTVDVGPFGNTVEGAAEQVLAVLDQVCRRALEAGASRVSLQLSTVDAAPEAPAPGGGGAADGRGGR; the protein is encoded by the coding sequence GTGCGCCTGAGGCTGGAGTTCACCACGGAGCCCTTCGACCTGGAGGGGCTGCCGCCGCACGCGCGGGCCACCCGCGAGGTCCTGGCGGCGGCCCCGCTGGACACGGTGGACGTGGGCCCGTTCGGCAACACCGTGGAGGGCGCCGCGGAGCAGGTCCTGGCCGTGCTCGACCAGGTGTGCCGGCGTGCCCTGGAGGCGGGGGCGAGCCGGGTGTCGCTGCAGCTGAGCACGGTGGACGCGGCTCCGGAGGCGCCCGCCCCGGGCGGTGGCGGCGCCGCGGACGGGCGGGGCGGCCGGTGA
- a CDS encoding DUF742 domain-containing protein, translated as MSTPGEDRAVPPSDGGGTGSGGNGYDGGFGADAGYGDTGYGAAGYGARGPERIGLGPQGYPTGGFDAPGAPAVPGGVPGGGYAGAGPLPYGGAQPADATAEDDDAWFDDEAGPLIRTYAITGGRTAPTRDNSFTLITLIATVEGGSSAGLPPEQASIVEMCRWPRAVAEVAATVNLPVSATKILLSDLLDAGLITARAPVSVARRPDVSLLQAVINGLQRL; from the coding sequence ATGAGCACGCCCGGCGAGGACCGGGCCGTCCCGCCGTCCGACGGCGGCGGGACGGGTTCGGGGGGGAACGGGTACGACGGGGGCTTCGGCGCTGACGCCGGGTACGGCGACACCGGCTACGGCGCCGCCGGCTACGGGGCGCGGGGGCCGGAACGCATCGGCTTAGGGCCGCAGGGCTACCCCACCGGGGGCTTCGACGCCCCCGGCGCGCCGGCCGTGCCCGGGGGCGTCCCGGGTGGCGGCTACGCCGGGGCCGGCCCGCTGCCCTACGGCGGCGCGCAGCCGGCCGACGCCACCGCGGAGGACGACGACGCCTGGTTCGACGACGAGGCCGGACCGCTGATCCGCACGTACGCCATCACCGGTGGCCGCACCGCGCCCACCCGCGACAACTCCTTCACCCTGATCACTCTGATCGCCACCGTGGAGGGCGGCAGCTCCGCCGGACTCCCGCCGGAGCAGGCCTCCATCGTGGAGATGTGCCGCTGGCCCCGCGCGGTGGCGGAGGTGGCCGCCACCGTGAACCTCCCGGTGAGCGCCACCAAGATCCTGCTCAGCGACCTGCTGGACGCCGGCCTGATCACGGCCCGGGCACCGGTCAGCGTCGCTCGCAGACCCGATGTGTCCCTACTCCAGGCGGTGATCAATGGACTCCAGAGGCTCTGA
- a CDS encoding XdhC family protein, which produces MLDIARDLVHWWDRGRPFAVATVVGTSGSAPRDPGAALAVHQDGTAIGSVSGGCVEGAVYELCREAMDTGRPARARFGFSDEDAFAVGLSCGGVIEVFVQPVRPEPSVDGGAAGEVGEAAPVLRAWAGQVAAGRPAALARVVDGPAALLGRALLLRPATGPGPTDDPEPPAPSAAVTEGAEASWGAFRVTGTLGSPVLDRAAAGHAAALLDRGGADTARIPLPPDVASDGGAGPAAEGDSPECGPTLTLLVETAVPAPRMLVYGAVDFAAAMVRAGRLLGFAVTVCDARPVFATRARFPEADEVVVDWPHRHLAALADRPGALDGRTAVVVLTHDAKFDVPLLETALRLPVGYVGAMGSRRTHGQRVAALREAGLSPAELDRLRSPIGLDLGARTPEETAVAIAAEIVADRRGGSGRPLSATDGPIHPDPPRPHRRPAAALEVRSPA; this is translated from the coding sequence GTGCTCGACATCGCCCGTGACCTGGTCCACTGGTGGGACCGGGGCCGTCCCTTCGCGGTGGCCACGGTGGTCGGCACCTCCGGGAGCGCGCCACGGGATCCGGGGGCGGCGCTGGCGGTGCACCAGGACGGCACGGCCATCGGTTCGGTCTCCGGTGGCTGTGTGGAGGGCGCCGTGTACGAGCTGTGCCGGGAGGCGATGGACACCGGCCGCCCGGCGCGCGCCCGGTTCGGTTTCAGCGACGAGGACGCCTTCGCCGTGGGGCTGAGCTGCGGCGGCGTCATCGAGGTCTTCGTCCAGCCGGTCCGGCCGGAGCCCTCCGTGGACGGCGGGGCGGCCGGGGAGGTGGGGGAGGCCGCGCCGGTGCTGCGGGCGTGGGCCGGTCAGGTGGCGGCCGGCCGGCCCGCCGCCCTGGCCCGGGTGGTGGACGGCCCCGCGGCGCTGCTGGGCCGGGCCCTGCTGCTCCGTCCGGCCACCGGCCCGGGGCCCACGGACGACCCGGAGCCCCCGGCGCCCTCGGCAGCGGTCACGGAGGGCGCGGAGGCGTCCTGGGGGGCCTTCCGGGTGACCGGCACCCTCGGTTCGCCGGTGCTGGACCGGGCGGCGGCCGGGCACGCCGCCGCCCTGCTGGACCGGGGCGGGGCCGACACCGCGCGGATCCCGCTGCCGCCGGACGTGGCGTCCGACGGCGGCGCGGGGCCGGCCGCCGAGGGGGATTCGCCGGAGTGCGGCCCCACCCTCACCCTGCTGGTGGAGACAGCCGTGCCGGCCCCCCGCATGCTGGTCTACGGCGCCGTCGACTTCGCCGCCGCCATGGTGCGCGCCGGGCGGCTGCTCGGCTTCGCGGTGACGGTGTGCGACGCCCGGCCGGTCTTCGCCACCCGCGCCCGCTTCCCGGAGGCCGACGAGGTGGTGGTCGACTGGCCGCACCGCCACCTCGCCGCCCTCGCCGACCGGCCGGGGGCGTTGGACGGCCGCACCGCCGTGGTGGTGCTCACCCACGACGCCAAGTTCGACGTCCCGCTGCTGGAGACGGCGCTGCGCCTGCCGGTCGGCTACGTCGGCGCGATGGGCTCCCGCCGCACGCACGGCCAGCGTGTGGCGGCCCTGCGCGAGGCCGGGCTGTCCCCGGCCGAGCTCGACCGGCTGCGCTCGCCCATCGGGCTGGACCTGGGCGCCCGCACCCCGGAGGAGACCGCCGTGGCCATCGCCGCCGAGATCGTCGCCGACCGGCGCGGCGGCAGCGGCCGGCCGCTCAGCGCCACCGACGGCCCCATCCACCCCGACCCACCCCGCCCGCACCGCCGCCCCGCGGCGGCCCTCGAGGTCAGGAGTCCCGCATGA
- a CDS encoding nucleotidyltransferase family protein: MHQPQPSAADPPTPPVAGVLLAAGAGRRFGRPKALVEYQGELLVERAAAVLRDGGCAPVHVVVGAEAERIRTQARLPGCRLVVNPDWPTGMASSLRAGLASLPDGPAAALVTLVDTPGVTAAAVARLLAAHADGADLAAAGYAGRRGHPVLLGRRWWAEAATLATGDRGARDLLRAHEDELRLVECGRIAEPTDIDTVEDLRALQGRAARP; the protein is encoded by the coding sequence ATGCACCAGCCCCAGCCCTCCGCGGCGGACCCGCCTACCCCACCGGTGGCCGGAGTGCTCCTCGCCGCCGGCGCCGGACGGCGGTTCGGCCGGCCGAAGGCGCTCGTCGAGTACCAGGGCGAGCTCCTCGTCGAGCGCGCAGCCGCCGTCCTGCGCGACGGCGGCTGCGCCCCGGTGCACGTGGTGGTCGGGGCGGAGGCCGAGCGGATCCGGACCCAGGCCCGGCTGCCCGGCTGCCGGCTCGTGGTGAACCCCGACTGGCCGACCGGCATGGCGTCCTCGCTCCGGGCCGGGCTCGCCTCGCTCCCCGACGGCCCCGCCGCCGCGCTGGTGACCCTGGTGGACACCCCCGGCGTCACCGCGGCCGCCGTGGCCCGGCTGCTCGCCGCCCACGCCGACGGCGCCGACCTGGCGGCGGCCGGCTACGCCGGGCGGCGCGGTCACCCCGTGCTGCTGGGGCGCCGCTGGTGGGCCGAGGCCGCCACCCTGGCCACCGGAGACCGCGGCGCGCGCGACCTGCTGCGCGCCCACGAGGACGAACTGCGCCTCGTCGAGTGCGGGCGGATCGCGGAGCCCACGGACATCGACACGGTCGAGGACCTCCGCGCCCTCCAGGGCCGGGCGGCCCGGCCCTGA
- a CDS encoding IS982 family transposase, which yields MTTNLDALLAALYVFIDDHVAPTAPRRRIGRPPKLSDAELLCLAVAQALLGFPSTRHWLRFAHARLRHLFRYLPQQSGYTKRLNTAGPLISQVIEALARTVPTWEDNLRLIDSTPLPCAASRETVRRSQLAGWAGYGYCRSHSRYFWGLRLYLVTTAEGMPVTWCLATPGIGEREVMTALLERDHHLVRAGQVILADKGFAGREFEAFLTDRLGIHLVRPDRKDEPARHGRLARSRQWIEAVFDTLKGQLSLEQHGGRTPQGVFARTAQRLLALAAAIWHNWNTNAPVKRSLIAYDH from the coding sequence GTGACGACAAACCTAGACGCCCTTCTGGCAGCACTGTACGTGTTCATCGACGACCACGTGGCCCCAACAGCCCCGCGTCGCCGGATCGGGCGACCCCCGAAACTCTCGGACGCGGAACTGCTGTGCCTGGCCGTCGCACAGGCCCTGCTCGGCTTCCCCTCGACCCGCCACTGGCTCCGCTTCGCCCACGCCCGCCTGCGGCACCTGTTCCGCTACCTGCCCCAGCAGTCCGGCTACACCAAGCGCCTCAACACGGCCGGACCTTTGATCTCCCAGGTGATCGAGGCACTGGCCCGCACCGTGCCCACATGGGAGGACAACCTACGGCTGATCGACTCCACACCCCTCCCATGCGCCGCCTCACGCGAGACCGTCAGACGCTCCCAACTGGCCGGATGGGCCGGCTACGGCTACTGCCGCTCCCACTCCCGCTACTTCTGGGGCCTACGCCTCTACCTCGTCACCACCGCCGAAGGCATGCCCGTCACCTGGTGCCTGGCCACCCCCGGGATCGGTGAGCGGGAAGTGATGACCGCACTGCTCGAACGCGACCACCACCTCGTGCGAGCCGGCCAGGTCATCCTCGCGGACAAGGGCTTCGCCGGGCGGGAGTTCGAGGCGTTCCTCACCGACCGGCTCGGCATCCACCTCGTTCGCCCGGACCGCAAGGACGAACCAGCCCGCCACGGCAGGCTCGCCCGCTCCCGCCAGTGGATCGAGGCCGTCTTCGACACCCTCAAAGGCCAGCTCAGCCTCGAGCAACACGGCGGGCGAACACCCCAAGGGGTGTTCGCCCGCACCGCCCAACGACTCCTCGCCCTCGCCGCCGCGATCTGGCACAACTGGAACACCAACGCCCCAGTCAAACGCTCACTGATCGCCTACGACCACTGA
- a CDS encoding 8-oxoguanine deaminase, protein MNSPQAPLGRIVIENCAVATVDARGTEYARGHVVVAGNRVEAVGDGPAPRDLPGVTRRIDAEGHLLTPGLVNTHHHFYQWITRGLAQNSNLFDWLVALYPTWARIDAELTHAAARGSLAALALSGCTTASDHHYVFPRDGGDCLGAEIEAAAELGVRFTACRGSMDLGRSRGGLPPDFAVESTEDALLATEEAIDRWHDASPDSMLRVAVAPCSPFSVTTDLLKEAAVLARRKGVRLHTHGSETVEEERFCIERFGLGPTDYLESTGWLGEDVWMAHCVHMSDSDIAAFARTGTGVAHCPSSNARLAAGTARVPAMLAAGVPVGLGVDGAASNESGELGTELRNAVLVARLGAGPEALTVRQALRLGTMGGARVLGRDRELGSIEPGKLADLVLWKVDGLLHASIADPVAALVLGAAAPITLSLVNGRPVVEDGHLVTADESAIAAHTRSAARRLAERG, encoded by the coding sequence ATGAACAGCCCGCAGGCCCCGCTGGGGCGGATCGTCATCGAGAACTGCGCCGTGGCGACGGTCGACGCCCGGGGCACCGAGTACGCCCGGGGCCACGTGGTGGTGGCCGGCAACCGCGTCGAGGCGGTCGGCGACGGCCCGGCGCCGCGCGACCTGCCCGGGGTGACGCGGCGGATCGACGCCGAGGGGCACCTGCTCACCCCGGGCCTGGTCAACACCCACCACCACTTCTACCAGTGGATCACCCGGGGCCTGGCCCAGAACTCCAACCTCTTCGACTGGCTCGTCGCGCTGTACCCCACGTGGGCCCGGATCGACGCCGAGCTCACCCACGCCGCCGCGCGCGGTTCGCTGGCCGCGCTCGCGCTGTCCGGATGCACCACCGCCTCCGACCACCACTACGTCTTCCCCCGGGACGGCGGGGACTGCCTGGGCGCCGAGATCGAGGCGGCGGCCGAACTCGGCGTCCGGTTCACCGCCTGCCGGGGGTCGATGGACCTGGGGCGCTCCCGTGGCGGGCTGCCCCCGGACTTCGCGGTGGAGTCCACCGAGGACGCCCTGCTCGCCACGGAGGAGGCGATCGACCGCTGGCACGACGCCTCGCCGGACTCGATGCTGCGGGTGGCCGTCGCCCCCTGCTCCCCCTTCTCGGTCACCACCGACCTGCTCAAGGAGGCCGCGGTGCTGGCCCGCCGCAAGGGCGTGCGGCTGCACACCCACGGCTCGGAGACCGTGGAGGAGGAACGTTTCTGCATCGAGCGGTTCGGCCTGGGGCCCACCGACTACCTGGAGTCGACCGGCTGGCTGGGCGAGGACGTGTGGATGGCGCACTGCGTCCACATGTCCGACTCCGACATCGCCGCGTTCGCCCGCACCGGCACGGGGGTGGCCCACTGCCCCTCCTCCAACGCGCGGCTGGCCGCCGGCACCGCCCGGGTCCCGGCCATGCTGGCGGCGGGCGTCCCGGTCGGCCTGGGCGTGGACGGCGCGGCCTCCAACGAATCGGGGGAACTGGGCACCGAACTGCGCAACGCGGTGCTGGTGGCGCGGCTCGGCGCCGGCCCGGAGGCGCTGACCGTGCGGCAGGCGCTGCGGCTCGGCACCATGGGCGGCGCCCGGGTGCTCGGCCGGGACCGGGAACTGGGCTCCATCGAACCCGGCAAGCTCGCCGACCTGGTGCTGTGGAAGGTGGACGGCCTGCTGCACGCCAGCATCGCCGACCCGGTCGCGGCACTGGTGCTCGGCGCGGCGGCGCCGATCACCCTGTCGCTGGTGAACGGCCGGCCGGTGGTGGAGGACGGCCACCTGGTCACCGCGGACGAGAGCGCCATCGCCGCCCACACCCGTTCCGCCGCCCGACGGCTCGCCGAGCGCGGGTAG
- the alc gene encoding allantoicase, with the protein MTAAPDPRARDARPYAGGDPYADYRDATDLPFTSLPDLADRRLGAGVIAANDEFFAERENLLIPTPAVFDPEAFGHKGKIMDGWETRRRRGTGPRTPHPAADDHDWALIRLGAPGVVHGVVVDTAHFRGNYPASASIEAAAVDGHPGPERLLSDDVAWTELVSRSPLFGHAANGFAVEDPRRWTHLRLRVFPDGGVARLRVHGEVVPDPGWLDALGTVDLAALENGGAVEDASDRFYSPPTNLIRPDRPRAMHDAWETRRRRDLGHDWVLLRLAAHGEIDAVEIDTSYLKGNAAGWVALLGCDTGATDPADPAAWFELLPRTPLQPDTRHRLRLEKARPATHVRVEVFPDGGLSRLRLFGRLTATGRQALADRWQATHAAPRPADPTTATPGATATPAAAATPRAAATPRAAATPRAADA; encoded by the coding sequence TTGACCGCAGCGCCCGACCCCCGAGCCCGGGACGCCCGCCCCTACGCGGGCGGCGACCCCTACGCCGACTACCGCGACGCCACCGACCTGCCCTTCACCTCCCTGCCGGACCTGGCGGACCGCCGCCTGGGCGCCGGCGTGATCGCCGCCAACGACGAGTTCTTCGCCGAACGCGAGAACCTGCTCATCCCCACGCCCGCCGTCTTCGACCCGGAGGCCTTCGGCCACAAGGGCAAGATCATGGACGGCTGGGAGACCCGCCGCCGCCGCGGCACCGGCCCACGGACGCCGCACCCCGCCGCCGACGACCACGACTGGGCCCTGATCCGGCTCGGCGCGCCGGGGGTGGTGCACGGCGTCGTCGTGGACACGGCGCACTTCCGCGGCAACTACCCGGCCAGCGCCAGCATCGAGGCGGCTGCCGTCGACGGCCACCCCGGCCCCGAACGGCTGCTCTCCGACGACGTCGCCTGGACCGAACTGGTGTCCCGCTCGCCGCTGTTCGGGCACGCCGCCAACGGCTTCGCCGTCGAGGACCCGCGGCGCTGGACCCACCTGCGGCTGCGCGTCTTCCCCGACGGCGGCGTGGCCCGACTGCGCGTGCACGGCGAGGTCGTGCCCGACCCCGGCTGGCTGGACGCCCTGGGCACCGTGGACCTGGCCGCGCTGGAGAACGGCGGCGCCGTCGAGGACGCCTCGGACCGCTTCTACTCCCCGCCCACCAACCTGATCCGGCCCGACCGGCCGCGCGCCATGCACGACGCCTGGGAGACCCGCCGCCGCCGCGACCTCGGCCACGACTGGGTGCTGCTCCGGCTCGCCGCCCACGGCGAGATCGACGCCGTCGAGATCGACACCAGCTACCTCAAGGGCAACGCCGCCGGCTGGGTGGCCCTGCTCGGCTGCGACACCGGCGCCACCGACCCGGCCGACCCCGCCGCCTGGTTCGAGCTGCTGCCCCGCACCCCGCTCCAGCCGGACACCCGGCACCGGCTGCGGCTGGAGAAGGCCCGCCCGGCCACCCACGTGCGCGTCGAGGTGTTCCCGGACGGCGGGCTGTCCCGGCTGCGGCTGTTCGGCCGGCTCACGGCGACCGGCCGGCAGGCCCTGGCGGACCGCTGGCAGGCCACCCACGCCGCACCACGCCCGGCGGACCCCACCACCGCCACACCCGGCGCCACCGCCACACCCGCTGCCGCCGCCACGCCCCGCGCCGCCGCCACGCCCCGCGCCGCCGCCACGCCCCGCGCCGCCGACGCCTAG
- a CDS encoding GTP-binding protein — protein sequence MDSRGSDGGVRRAGGVAPAAHTAVKILIAGGFGAGKTTLIGSVSEVEPLVTEETLTAAGVGVDDLTGIETKETTTVAMDFGRITIREDVVLYLFGTPGQHRFWFMWDELALGALGAVVLVDTGRLDAGFASIDFFERRGIPFLVAVNCFQNRRQRGAEELRAALDLDPDVPLLLCDARDRASSRDVLVALVRKVMAEAGGAGQPITPAPAGARF from the coding sequence ATGGACTCCAGAGGCTCTGACGGCGGCGTCCGGAGGGCGGGAGGGGTCGCCCCGGCCGCTCACACGGCCGTCAAGATCCTGATCGCCGGTGGCTTCGGTGCCGGCAAGACGACCCTGATCGGCTCGGTCAGTGAGGTGGAGCCGCTGGTCACCGAGGAGACGCTGACCGCGGCCGGCGTCGGGGTGGACGACCTGACCGGCATCGAGACCAAGGAGACCACCACGGTCGCCATGGACTTCGGCCGGATCACCATCCGCGAGGACGTGGTGCTCTACCTCTTCGGCACGCCGGGGCAGCACCGGTTCTGGTTCATGTGGGACGAGCTGGCGCTCGGCGCCCTGGGCGCGGTGGTGCTGGTGGACACCGGACGCCTGGACGCCGGCTTCGCCAGCATCGACTTCTTCGAACGGCGCGGAATCCCGTTCCTGGTCGCGGTCAACTGCTTCCAGAACCGTCGCCAGCGCGGCGCCGAGGAACTGCGCGCCGCGCTCGACCTGGACCCGGACGTCCCGCTGCTGCTGTGCGACGCCCGGGACCGCGCCTCCAGCCGGGACGTGCTGGTGGCGCTGGTGCGCAAGGTGATGGCCGAGGCCGGGGGTGCCGGTCAGCCGATCACCCCCGCCCCCGCCGGCGCCCGCTTCTGA
- a CDS encoding helix-turn-helix domain-containing protein produces the protein MTGADGAREHPLTRAVRPLLDAVGGRALDPAEAADGDVVLSWEGEPVLAVRLPHLAGALDRLLAELAREYGTPLAELDRRRKQEVVQLLERRGAFEMRHGVETVAAALGVSRFTVYNYLNRA, from the coding sequence GTGACCGGCGCCGACGGCGCGCGGGAGCACCCGCTGACCCGGGCGGTGCGCCCGCTGCTGGACGCCGTCGGGGGCCGTGCCCTGGATCCGGCGGAGGCCGCCGACGGCGACGTGGTGCTGAGCTGGGAGGGCGAACCGGTGCTCGCCGTGCGGCTGCCCCACCTGGCCGGCGCCCTGGACCGGCTGCTGGCCGAACTGGCCCGGGAGTACGGGACGCCGCTGGCCGAACTCGACCGGCGGCGCAAGCAGGAGGTCGTGCAGCTCCTGGAGCGGCGCGGGGCCTTCGAGATGCGGCACGGGGTGGAGACCGTCGCGGCGGCGCTGGGCGTCAGCCGCTTCACCGTCTACAACTACCTGAACCGGGCCTGA
- the pucL gene encoding factor-independent urate hydroxylase → MTTVLGQNQYGKAEVRLVRVVRDTPRHSIRDLNVSIALSGELEATHLTGSNAQVLPTDTAKNTVYAFARDRGVGEPEDFAIELAGHFVTSQPTIHRARVRVEEYLWDRIEVTGAAADAPAHSFVRSGTEVRTCEILFDGTAHQAVSGLKELTVLNSTGSEFHGFVEDRYTTLRPATDRILATRVDARWRHAWTGGDDRPDFAASYAAAQRHLLEAFATTHSLSLQQTLYAMGRSVIRNLPGVDEIRLSLPNKHHFLVDLEPFGLENPGEVFHAADRPYGLIEGTVLREGAAQLLPTD, encoded by the coding sequence TTGACCACCGTTCTCGGACAGAACCAGTACGGCAAGGCCGAGGTCCGCCTGGTGCGGGTGGTGCGGGACACCCCGCGCCACTCCATCAGGGACCTCAACGTGTCCATAGCCCTCTCCGGCGAGCTGGAGGCCACCCACCTGACCGGCTCCAACGCCCAGGTGCTGCCGACCGACACCGCGAAGAACACCGTCTACGCCTTCGCCCGGGACAGGGGCGTCGGCGAGCCGGAGGACTTCGCCATCGAGCTGGCCGGGCACTTCGTCACCAGCCAGCCGACCATCCACCGCGCGCGGGTCCGGGTGGAGGAGTACCTCTGGGACCGCATCGAGGTCACCGGAGCCGCGGCGGACGCCCCCGCGCACTCGTTCGTGCGTTCCGGCACCGAGGTCCGCACCTGCGAGATCCTCTTCGACGGCACCGCCCACCAGGCGGTCTCCGGCCTGAAGGAGCTGACCGTCCTCAACTCCACCGGTTCGGAGTTCCACGGCTTCGTCGAGGACCGCTACACCACGCTGCGGCCGGCCACCGACCGCATCCTGGCCACCCGCGTGGACGCCCGCTGGCGGCACGCCTGGACCGGTGGCGACGACCGGCCCGACTTCGCCGCCTCCTACGCCGCCGCCCAGCGCCACCTGCTGGAGGCGTTCGCCACCACCCACAGCCTCTCCCTCCAGCAGACGCTGTACGCGATGGGGCGGTCCGTGATCAGAAACCTGCCGGGGGTCGACGAGATCCGGCTGTCGCTGCCGAACAAGCACCACTTCCTGGTGGACCTGGAGCCCTTCGGCCTGGAGAACCCGGGCGAGGTCTTCCACGCCGCCGACCGGCCCTACGGCCTGATCGAGGGCACCGTGCTGCGCGAGGGCGCGGCGCAGCTGCTGCCGACGGACTGA
- the allB gene encoding allantoinase AllB: MSSSSFVLRSRRTVTPDGTRPADVVVTGETITAVLPHGSAEPGRPVRDLGDLALLPGLVDTHVHVNEPGRTEWEGFASATRAAAAGGVTTIVDMPLNSIPPTTTAAGLSAKRRAAEGNVHVDVGFWGGAVPGNTADLAALHAEGVFGFKSFLAPSGVDEFPHLDGPALREALTEIARLGALSIVHAESPDVLDAAPAVPGRRYRDFLASRPEDAESAAVALLLDTARATGARVHVLHVSSARVLPLLAAARADGLHATAETCPHYLCLSAEDVADGATAFKCCPPIREDANRDLLWKGLADGAFAAVVSDHSPSTVELKRLHTGDFAEAWGGIASLQLGLPAVWTEGRRRGATLDDLARWMSAGPAALVGLDRKGAIAPGRDADLVALDPEDTFTVDPALLHHRNPLTPYAGRTLTGRVVTTWLRGAPVDVAGRPRGRLLRRGD, from the coding sequence ATGTCCTCGTCGTCATTCGTCCTCCGCTCCCGTCGCACCGTCACCCCGGACGGCACCCGGCCGGCGGACGTCGTCGTCACCGGCGAGACCATCACCGCCGTCCTGCCGCACGGCTCCGCCGAACCCGGCCGGCCCGTGCGCGACCTCGGCGACCTCGCCCTGCTGCCCGGCCTGGTCGACACCCACGTCCACGTCAACGAACCGGGCCGCACCGAGTGGGAGGGCTTCGCCTCCGCCACCCGGGCCGCCGCGGCCGGCGGCGTCACCACCATCGTGGACATGCCGCTGAACTCCATCCCGCCCACCACCACGGCGGCCGGACTGTCCGCCAAGCGGCGGGCCGCCGAGGGCAACGTGCACGTGGACGTCGGCTTCTGGGGCGGCGCCGTCCCCGGCAACACCGCGGACCTCGCCGCCCTGCACGCGGAGGGCGTCTTCGGCTTCAAGTCCTTCCTCGCCCCCTCCGGCGTCGACGAGTTCCCGCACCTCGACGGGCCGGCGCTGCGCGAGGCGCTCACCGAGATCGCCCGCCTCGGCGCGCTGTCGATCGTCCACGCCGAGTCGCCCGACGTCCTCGACGCGGCGCCGGCCGTGCCCGGCCGCCGCTACCGGGACTTCCTCGCCTCCCGCCCCGAGGACGCCGAGTCCGCCGCCGTCGCCCTGCTGCTGGACACCGCCCGCGCCACCGGCGCCCGGGTGCACGTGCTGCACGTCTCCTCCGCCCGGGTGCTGCCGCTGCTCGCCGCGGCGCGCGCCGACGGGCTCCACGCCACCGCCGAGACCTGCCCGCACTACCTGTGCCTGAGCGCCGAGGACGTCGCGGACGGCGCCACCGCCTTCAAGTGCTGCCCGCCCATCCGCGAGGACGCCAACCGCGACCTGCTGTGGAAGGGGCTCGCCGACGGCGCCTTCGCCGCCGTGGTCTCCGACCACTCCCCCTCCACGGTGGAGCTCAAGCGACTGCACACCGGTGACTTCGCCGAGGCCTGGGGCGGCATCGCCTCGCTCCAGCTCGGCCTGCCGGCCGTGTGGACGGAGGGCCGCCGCCGCGGCGCCACCCTCGACGACCTGGCGCGCTGGATGTCCGCCGGGCCCGCCGCGCTCGTCGGCCTCGACCGCAAGGGCGCCATCGCCCCCGGCAGGGACGCCGACCTGGTCGCCCTCGACCCGGAGGACACCTTCACCGTCGACCCGGCCCTGCTGCACCACCGCAACCCGCTCACCCCCTACGCCGGCCGGACCCTGACCGGCCGGGTGGTCACCACCTGGCTGCGCGGCGCCCCGGTCGACGTCGCCGGCCGGCCGCGCGGCCGCCTGCTGCGCCGCGGGGACTGA
- the uraD gene encoding 2-oxo-4-hydroxy-4-carboxy-5-ureidoimidazoline decarboxylase, translating to MTDPSPPTAPAQVARLDRLAEPELRALLAEVCAARSWADALLAARPFGTAAALLAASDAATAALDDHGLAEAMAAHARIGAPREGDARSAREQSGVRGADPGVLEALREAGRAYEERFGHIFLICASGLPAATMLDRLRERLGNDAATERRVALEELAKINRLRLERLLTEPAAVVRQPAAGRPDETPTEPPTVSTHVLDTALGRPAEGVPVELAAARDDACAGEVAWTVLGASATDADGRCRDLPVPPPGTTAVRLRFATASHHHRTADRTFFPEVSVAFAVEPGQHYHVPLLLNPYGYSVYRGS from the coding sequence GTGACCGACCCCTCCCCGCCCACCGCACCGGCCCAGGTCGCGCGCCTCGACCGGCTGGCCGAGCCCGAACTGCGCGCGCTGCTCGCCGAGGTCTGCGCCGCCCGCTCCTGGGCGGACGCCCTCCTGGCCGCCCGCCCCTTCGGCACCGCCGCGGCGCTGCTGGCGGCGTCCGACGCCGCCACCGCCGCACTGGACGACCATGGTCTGGCGGAGGCCATGGCCGCGCACGCCAGGATCGGCGCGCCGCGCGAGGGTGACGCCCGGTCGGCCCGTGAGCAGTCCGGCGTCCGGGGGGCCGATCCCGGCGTGCTGGAGGCGCTGCGGGAGGCGGGGCGCGCCTACGAGGAGCGGTTCGGCCACATCTTCCTGATCTGCGCCTCCGGTCTGCCCGCCGCCACCATGCTGGACCGGCTGCGCGAACGGCTCGGGAACGACGCGGCCACCGAACGCCGCGTCGCGCTGGAGGAACTCGCCAAGATCAACCGGCTCCGCCTGGAACGGCTGCTCACCGAGCCGGCGGCGGTGGTCCGGCAACCGGCGGCCGGGCGGCCGGACGAGACGCCGACCGAGCCGCCGACGGTGTCCACCCACGTGCTGGACACCGCCCTCGGGCGGCCCGCCGAGGGCGTACCGGTCGAGCTGGCCGCCGCACGGGACGACGCCTGCGCCGGCGAGGTGGCCTGGACCGTCCTGGGCGCCTCCGCCACCGACGCCGACGGGCGCTGCCGGGACCTCCCGGTGCCCCCGCCCGGCACCACGGCGGTCCGGCTGCGGTTCGCCACCGCCAGCCACCACCACCGCACCGCCGACCGCACGTTCTTCCCCGAGGTCAGCGTCGCCTTCGCGGTCGAACCGGGACAGCACTACCACGTCCCGCTGCTGCTCAACCCGTACGGCTATTCCGTGTACCGAGGGAGCTGA